AATAACCCAAGTATTTGACTTAATACTACCTCAAATTCAACTCTAGAATACTAAACCTTAAACATAGCaaatttcctgtttatttttctaacGATGCAACCATCATTTCCATCCCCCAGGTTTTGAATCATCTATTTGCTCTATTCTCCTGTATCATAAGCACTACCAAATGCTGTcaatttctttctcaaaagaaCTCTTACTCCATTCCCGTTCACAGTGCCTGAATTCAGATCCTTATCATGTCAAATCTCCTAAATGGCTAGCCTTCCCAGACAGGAGTTTCTCCAATTAAGTTTGGCCAACTAGCaccagcttaattttttttaaagcactgtttCAATCATATCCTTAGCCTCCCAGGATCTTCTAAACAAACTCCAAAGAACATAGCTTTAACACTAGATCCTAAAATACATCTCTATTTTTCCCTCACTAATTGCCCTAAATCAACCCTACCTTTGAGCTAACTGGCTcgttttttcagattttctgcatttttcctcCGCTTCAATGcttttgatcattttttcttctttgccactGTATTGTTCCCTctcatttttgaaaactgaattCTGAAATTGTGCGCTTACTTTGAGATCCAGCGCCAGGGCTAAATCTCATGATCCCTTACCTGACTTGTCTTAGGGTAAGAGAGTAACCTCTATCTTCTGTACTTCCAcagaatttctcattttatgaCTCATGTCACATATACTATCATATTTCCTTCCAGGTTAAGGGAAGAGTAGCAGCACTTtcaattttaatttgaaaatcttCTAGAAGTCCAGCTTATTCGtcacaaaaattaaatcacattttcttcctctcagtTTGCAGATGACAAAGGAGCTCAAAATATGGACGTTAATTAATGTCAGGGCTAGAATTTAAACTCGCCTTTCATTCCTCAGAGCTAACTCCTTTCCTAGTGCTTTCCACCATACACTGTCATTTATCACCTACTACCTGCCAGAGTACTAACTAGGCTAAGGGCCAGGAAAGTTGAAAGAGaaccaaaacagaaataaatcaaagaccATTTCTGCCTCCACAGTATCCAATCTAGggtaaggaaaggaaggaaggcccAACAACTTGTGTTCGCCTTCTTCTGAATACAAACCATAAACTTACATGAATTCTTAGTTTCCTTCGAAACTCCCAACACTATCGGAAGTCACATTCTGGTTTAGCAATCCCAAAGCCAGAGGAGGCCTGACTGCGTACAGCGCTTGACATGTGACAGAAGTGTGAATACAAGGAGAGTTCATTCTATCTAGTCTAGCTTCCAACATCCCTTAAGAGTTAAAAACCTGATCAGACCAGTCAAAATCATTGTCCCTAGGACAGCAAGTCTTCAAAGGACCGCTTAACAAGCTTCAGGATCCCCGACTGACAGTAGCTGACTACGGCGGAAGAGcaagatagatagattagatagatggatgatgggtggGTGAATAGATAGATGGACAGCAACTCTTTAAAGGACCGCTAAACAAGCTTagactagatagatagatagatagatagatagatagatagatagatagatagatagatagataaagattagatagatggatagatacaCCGCAACTCTTTAAAGGACGCTTAACAAGCTTCAGGATCCCCGACTGACAGTAGCTGACTAGATACTGGAAGATTTATACCCGATAGcgagaaataactttaaaaggaaaGGTAGTAACACccctaagaagaagaaaaaaatgaaggagacgACACACCACGGGACGGAACACCCCAAAGGCCGCTTCCCTGCGAACCCCGCAAGAGCTCCGAGGCCCGCCCGCTTCCTCGGCCTTGGCCTCCGCGAGGGCGGCCACGTGCACGAGAACCAGCTGTAAGCACCGTGGTCCGTCTGACCGGGAAAGAGAGCCGAGGCCGAGCTCTGGCAACAGACAGGCAACTCCGAAATCTGCAAAGCTCTCACGAGGTTGGCGGCCCCAGGGAAGGCGCCAGAGCCGCAGGCGCTGGTGCAACCCGGAGGTTATCCCTCTCTACCTTGCACACGGGGCCTGGGATAcggcctctctcctcttcctccgcCTCTTCTGCCACGTCGCCCAGCTTAGCTGGCTGCTTGGAATCTTCTTGGTTCTTTCTCGGTCTCTTGGCCTGAACCGCCAGGCCTCCACGCCGCTTCCTCTTGGCCGCCGCCATCTTGCCCGGTCGCCTTCGGTCTCGGCTTTCCTTCCGGCGCGGCCGCTCGCTCCCCTTTCCGATCTCTATGGTGCTTTGCGCCGGGCCCCGCAGTCCCCCGGCGCGGTGGTAGGCTCTTCCGGTCTCCGGTAGGGCAGGCGCGGCGCTCTAGGCCGCCTCCAGCTCTGTGGTGACGGTGGCCGAGGTGGCCGTCGGGTCTGAAAAGAGCGGCGGGAGCCGAGCGTTTCCTCCCCGGCTGCCCGGgaggcgcggcgggcgggcctGCCGGGGGGCCCGGCTGCGGAGGGCTCCCTGGCGCCCGGATCCCGCCACAAAGGTGAGGTTTCCGCGTCCCGGGATCCCGGGACTGGTAAAGAGATGCCGCGTGTGTGCAGGCTGGGGAACGGGGTTGCCTGGGGCCCGCGCTCCATCCCTGTTCCGTTAGCGGCAgagttggggggcggggaggcccggtTTGGCGCGGAAACTGGTCCCCCGGGAACTGCGGTGCTCACAACTTGCCCTGTGGTGCTGGCCCCTTGCTAGAGGCGGGGAAATCGTAGCTTGGAGGAGTCGTTCCCCCCCCAGAGTCACAGAGAGCCGAAGTGGCAGATGTGGGGTTCAGCCCTTGCCCGGCGGAGTTGGGTGCCCGGGCCGCCTCCGCCCGCCTTGCCTGCCCTGCCCTGACCCGAGTCTTGCGGTCCTCAGGGCTTCGCCGACCCGCAGCGGCGCGTGTGGCCACCGGGAGCATCCCCTGGGGCCGCAGGAGCCGAGGGCGATGCCCCTCCTAACCCCACAGACCCAAGAGGACGGCGACTACAGCCTGGTGGCCAGCCTTGACAACGTCAGGCATCTCTCCACTATCCTGAAGGCTATTCATTTCCGAGATCATGCGACGTGTTTCGCCACTAAAAACGGAATCAAGGTTACGGTGGAAAATGCAAAGTGTGTGCAAGCAAATGCTTTTATTCAGGTATGGAAATAGGcgtctctctcatttcttctttttttttttttttaattcgtaagagacacagagagaggcaagctccatgcagggagccggacgtgggactcgatccggggtctccagggtcacgccctgggctgaaggcaggcgccaaactgctgagccacccagggatccccgaaataggcgtcttttttttttttttttttaagatttatttatttacttattcatgatagagagagagagagagaggcagagacagaggtagagggagaagcaggctccatgcaccgggagcccgatgcgggactcgatcccgggtctccaggatcacaccctgggctgaaggcaggcgccaaactgctgagccacccagggatccccgaaataagcgtctttttttttttttaattaatttttgcctgtttcttataactttttttttttaagattttatttattcatgagacacacagggtgagagagagagagaggcagagatacaggcagagggagaagcaggctccatgcagggagcctgacatgagactcatcccaggtctcgaggataacaccctggactgaaggcggcgctaaaccgctgagccacccaggctgccccgaaaTAGGCGTCTTTTAAGTGATTTGCCAACAGTCCTACAGATGGCAGGTGGCCGCGTTGGGATGAGAACCCAAACATTTGTTTCCAGAGTATATGGTTTTGGCAACtacttcccttttcccttttattgGTTATAATCCCTCCTTACAAAGTGATATATGTATGGTTCACATAGGATTTCAAATTTaatccaacattttttttaacacttaagTGCATAGTGTAACCTCAGATATAGAGGGATAGATAAGACGTGGTTCTTGTCctcaaaagaaattgaaaatcgGTATCACTGATGCATTATCAGATTGTTTGGCTGTTTTCCGAAGGACTTGAGCCCTACTGATGGCCACAGAAATGAGACAAGGGGAAGTCACGTGGGACAATAGTTTAGATCCAAGAACCTAGATGAAGGACCTTTCCTGAAGTTTTGCATGGTGCTGAAATCAGTTACACCTTAACTACCGAGTAGTAGTATTCTAACTAATAATAGTTGAAAAAAGTCTTAAGATGTTTTGATCGGTaatcagaaattattttcatggGGTTAGCGtaacattgttatttttaaaacatataaagtgAAATCTAGAAACTTTTATGTGAGTTTTCattaatatgtatacatttttatgtttacgTTTTTTCACAGGCTGGAATATTTCAAGAGTTTATAGTTCAAGAAGAGTCTGTTACTTTTCGAATAAATTTAACTATCCTTTTAGACTGTTTATCTATTTTTGGATCAAGTCCTATGCCAGGTGAACCATTCTATTATCATTATAATGACACAAAAGCATTATACAAATGGTCAGAAAAATACAGGAGAAGTTATTAGAAGTAATAAACAATATCTTAGAAATTGCAAATTTATCATTGGTCATGATCATGGATTTCAACTTCTCACATTAATAGGAAGTATGctatgtttttttcatatttacaaaagtgtttataatttttttaatttacaaagttttaggggttttatttctttttttagattttttttatttattcatgagaggcagagacataggcagagggaagggaaacgcgggctccctgtagggagccggatgtgggattctatcccaggatcccgggatcacgccctgagtcaaaggcagacactcaaccactgaaccagccaggaccCCCCGTTTTAGGGGTTTTAAATTTGAACTGACCAAGAGAAGACTTTGAATGTGTATTATCTTTAACattgtaaaatatgtattaaatggtGTTTTCCCCTAACTTGTTCAGAATTATACAGTTTAGtggcagagaaaaacagaaactaattCTCACACCTAGTTTACTGTGTTAAAAaagtgtttgcttttatttctttaagtccTATTTATAAATTGTCTATTTcctgaaatgtttaattttaaaatatttacatgttttattttttttaggaatagTGAATTCGGTTGCTATGGATATAAAACTACAAGGAATCCCCAGAAGAACGATTTTATTTCACAGGAAAGGAATATGGAGATTAGCTAGGGAAAATTCAGTTGTggttctttagaaaatatattttaattttgtactgACAATTCCGTTATTGTTAAGTATACATTTTTCTAATGCAGCATTCCCTAGCTGGTTTTTCATAAAAGCACCTGCCTTCCCCTATTCTTCTTCACTGTAGCTCTCCATCTAGTAAGAGGAAGGAGCTAGAATGTCCCATCCTATTCCTCCTCCTCCGCTAGTGATTTGTAGTGTTAAAACCCACACTACCATTAAccaccttctctttttctctcaatttgATCTTAAAGTTTGAGGAAATGTAAATAGTATCTCCCAATAGAAAAGGTTGGAAGGGTCCTTACACAGTAGATACACTGACATTATCAAAGCAGTCTACTGTCGTGCACATTGTACCGTTGAGAAAGAGCATAGTTTATTCTGCAGTAATTCTGTTACTTGCAATATTGGTCCATGTAGATTCTTCATCCTGAAAATTGTAGgtatataaaatcaataagctATTTCTGAGGTGTTTTTGGCAAACTGGAAAATGATTTCAAAGAGTTAAATTTTGTTCTGGTTCCTAGTTCTGTTATTATTTGAATTGCCTACATATGTCGTCAGGGAAAATATGATCCCTTCTTATAaggagatagatatagatatatgctAGAAATTGGGCAGAATAGAATAATCTTCAAGAGTTGTAATAATCTTAAGAAGCTGAGCATACATTATAAAGCTAAGCCCAACATATGATTTATTACCTTGCAGGGACTTTAACTGCACTTCGGATGTGTTACCAAGGTTATGGCTACCCTTTGATGCTCTTTCTAGAAGAAGGAGGAGTGGTGACAGTCTGCAAAATCAATACTCAGGAGCCGGAGGAGACTCTGGATTTTGATTTCTGCAGCACCAAtgtcattaataaaattattctgcAGTCAGAGGGGCTCCGTGAAGCATTTTCTGAATTGGATATGACGAGTGAGGTCCTACAGATCACCATGTCTCCCAACAAGCCTTATTTCAGGTACTTGAACACAGAGGGCAATGATAGTTAATATTGTAGTCTGCTCTTTCTCTGCTTACACATTTGCTCAGGATGCAGAATTTTTATCATCCCAGCTCATAGAATTTTCAGATCTTTAGAGAGCTTTTACTCTTCATAGTTTTATAAATCAGGAAACCTAAGGTCCAGGAAGATGAACTCAGTATTTAAAGCTTCATAGTTTTGGTTTGTAGGTAAGTAGCCTAGTCTCCTACTTCATAAACTAGAGGTCTTTTCATTGTACTACTTACTGGTATAGATCAAGTTACATCACAAGGAAAATTTGGTCTTAAACGTTTGGGAAAGGTGTTTGTATCTCTTTCAAGTTAGTACAGGATACAGAAGGAAGCAGATGTTTTCTGTACATGGTTCATTCACTGAGTATCTATTAGTCACCTCCTGTGTGCATGTCTACGTTTTAAAGCCCCTAAGAGAGGAACAGCTTAAAATCATGATGAGGAGAAGATATATATGACACAGCATAAAAGGAGCAGAATTGCATGCCACTAAGTACCAAAATAATTAACAGAGACGCCTAGGGAACAGTACTTGAGTACTTAGGGGGTATTGATCAAGGTAAGCTCCTAAGGGAGGGCAATTTTCAGCAGAAATACAATGTCAAAAACTATCAAGCTGTTCCTGGTATTTTGAACCAACAAATTATGAAATTTTCAGGATTAGAATCCATTTGGAGAGAGGATTTAAATAGTTCTTCTGTTTTGAAATACATCAGAATATTAAAgtgtaaaggaggaaaaaatatgaaagaaatgttctttttacaTCTACTCTAGAAGCTGTGGGCCCTTATGACATTCGGCAGTTACAAATTTGAATCAAGGTTGGTTACATTGTTAACCAAAATGGTAAATCAGTGAAACCCTACTTAAACAGTGATATGAATTAAAATTCTGGGCACTTAAACAGCATATTTTAGAGGATCCTCACCTGAGTGATGCCTGTGCTGACACAGGTAACTAGATGGATCATGGTATCTTTCATCTCCAGTATGAAAAGTGATTGGGTCATGTGGAACTGGGAGTTGAAATTTTTCTCTGGATTTGTTAAATTTGAGGTGTCTGTAACACTAGGGAGTAGTTTAACATACAGAGTTCAGGGGATAGGTCTAGactggaaatttatttatttttttaaagattttatttattcacaagagacacacagagagagagaggcagacataggcagagggagaagcaggatcccagggatcacgccctgagccaaaagcagatgctcaaccgctaagccacccaggcgtccttagaCTGGAAATTTAGATTTGGGAGTCCTCGTCATGGCTGGGCATGGATGAGATGGCTCAGAGAAAGGTTACATTAGAGGAGAGAAAAGGTGGCGCCTGAGGAAGACCAGCAGCCACTGTGCTCACAGTACTTACCAATGTGTTAACCCCACAGCAAATAATCAATACATTCTTGCAGATTAAACCTTTACATTTAGAAATTGTCTACACACAACCTGCTAATACTGCCAAGCAAGGAAAACCATGAAACAGCCTGAAGAGAGGTCTAAGATACAGAAAAGCCAGGATTCCTGGGTGTGGCGGTAAGGATGGGGAATAGGACTCCAGGCTTGCCGATGAGTTAGCTCAGGGTCTTCCATCACTCCTCAGCTCTCTCCTTTTGTATTATTTCTGATTTAAGGATGGGGAAAGGTATCAGAATAGAATTAAGGTAATGAAATTGAGGCAGACAACCCTGGATTCCTTAGGTGATTCATTTTTCCAAAGCTGTTTATTAGGTGTTAGATCTTCTGACCTCCCACTGCACCCTGCAGGAATCTTTATTACTGTAATTGGTATAGTGTATTGTCAGCATTTGTTTACGTATCTGTTTCATTCACCAGAATGAGCTTCTTAAGGAAGTGTCTTCTTTACTGAGATCCTAATGGGACTTATTGTTGGACCAATGGATAAATGAAtcgctcatttttttttactgtaggtTATCTACTTTTGGAAATGCAGGAAGCTCCCATCTTGattatcccaaagattctgatttgATGGAATCATTTCAGTGTAACCAAACCCAGGTCAACAGGTCAGTTCTTAATATATTGGTGATGATGGTGAATATCGcatatctattaaataaatgtaaaactttgAATCTTGCTAAAGGTATACTATCTAAATAAGTAGTAGAGTGCTGGGTTTACCTGGGGATTTGGAGTTGTGATAGTGGATgaaattgtaaaaatgaaaaatattagcaaattggacaaatattttattttatttttatatttgttacttGGTAGTTCTCGGCTAATTTTTGTCCTTTACTTGGAGTTATGAGCACTGCTTCAAGCATGTCCAAATAACAACTGCTTTTTATTTACTCCTCTACAGATACAAGATTTCTTTACTGAAACCCTCTACAAAGGCCTTAGTCCTGTCGTGTAAGGTATCTATCCGAACAGATAACCGAGGGTTTCTCTCATTACAGTATATGATTAGGAATGAGGATGGACAGATATGTTTTGTGGAATATTACTGCTGCCCTGATGAAGAAGTTTCTGAATCAGAGTCTTAAGTATGGCATTCACTGTGATCTCTACCTGAAATAGGTCACATTCTCATTCTGGGTTTAGTATCTCCATGATATTGGATTTTTCTAAAGAGAAGAAGCTGGAGGAGATGGGAACAAGGTCCATGTATCCTAATAGTTGCTGTGTATTTTGTAAGTAAATGTTTCCATGGAGTCACACATTACCCACTACTGGACTGTGCTGTGGTTCCGTCTTTTGAACTCATGGGAATCATTATGAGTCAAGATGAATAATCTATTTAAGTCAGACATTTCAACTTTACATTTGATGAATCCATACctg
This genomic stretch from Canis lupus familiaris isolate Mischka breed German Shepherd chromosome 4, alternate assembly UU_Cfam_GSD_1.0, whole genome shotgun sequence harbors:
- the RAD1 gene encoding cell cycle checkpoint protein RAD1 isoform X3, producing the protein MLKTKKNIRCIPNIWASPTRSGACGHREHPLGPQEPRAMPLLTPQTQEDGDYSLVASLDNVRHLSTILKAIHFRDHATCFATKNGIKVTVENAKCVQANAFIQAGIFQEFIVQEESVTFRINLTILLDCLSIFGSSPMPGTLTALRMCYQGYGYPLMLFLEEGGVVTVCKINTQEPEETLDFDFCSTNVINKIILQSEGLREAFSELDMTSEVLQITMSPNKPYFRLSTFGNAGSSHLDYPKDSDLMESFQCNQTQVNRYKISLLKPSTKALVLSCKFMSSDP
- the RAD1 gene encoding cell cycle checkpoint protein RAD1 isoform X2, producing the protein MLKTKKNIRCIPNIWASPTRSGACGHREHPLGPQEPRAMPLLTPQTQEDGDYSLVASLDNVRHLSTILKAIHFRDHATCFATKNGIKVTVENAKCVQANAFIQAGIFQEFIVQEESVTFRINLTILLDCLSIFGSSPMPGTLTALRMCYQGYGYPLMLFLEEGGVVTVCKINTQEPEETLDFDFCSTNVINKIILQSEGLREAFSELDMTSEVLQITMSPNKPYFRLSTFGNAGSSHLDYPKDSDLMESFQCNQTQVNRYKISLLKPSTKALVLSCKDFFLKQPW
- the RAD1 gene encoding cell cycle checkpoint protein RAD1 isoform X1, whose amino-acid sequence is MLKTKKNIRCIPNIWASPTRSGACGHREHPLGPQEPRAMPLLTPQTQEDGDYSLVASLDNVRHLSTILKAIHFRDHATCFATKNGIKVTVENAKCVQANAFIQAGIFQEFIVQEESVTFRINLTILLDCLSIFGSSPMPGTLTALRMCYQGYGYPLMLFLEEGGVVTVCKINTQEPEETLDFDFCSTNVINKIILQSEGLREAFSELDMTSEVLQITMSPNKPYFRLSTFGNAGSSHLDYPKDSDLMESFQCNQTQVNRYKISLLKPSTKALVLSCKVSIRTDNRGFLSLQYMIRNEDGQICFVEYYCCPDEEVSESES
- the RAD1 gene encoding cell cycle checkpoint protein RAD1 isoform X4, whose product is MPLLTPQTQEDGDYSLVASLDNVRHLSTILKAIHFRDHATCFATKNGIKVTVENAKCVQANAFIQAGIFQEFIVQEESVTFRINLTILLDCLSIFGSSPMPGTLTALRMCYQGYGYPLMLFLEEGGVVTVCKINTQEPEETLDFDFCSTNVINKIILQSEGLREAFSELDMTSEVLQITMSPNKPYFRLSTFGNAGSSHLDYPKDSDLMESFQCNQTQVNRYKISLLKPSTKALVLSCKVSIRTDNRGFLSLQYMIRNEDGQICFVEYYCCPDEEVSESES